GGCTTATTTACCACGGCCCCGGACAGATATGAGGGTGACGACCTGGTGGAAGGAAGGATTGGGCTTACCAAGGTGCGTTTCTCTGAAGTGCATGCCGAAAGCAAGACCAGGAACCGCAGAGGAGGGACGGAATATAATACTATTTTCAAAGGGATGTTCTTCGTTGGCGATTTCAACAAGCATTTCAAGGGGAGAACGTTCGTTCTGCCGGATACCGCGGAGCGAGTGTTGGGCCATATCGGTACGTTTTTGCAGTCCATACCGCGGGGGAGAGGAAAACTTGCCCGGATGGAGGACCCGGAATTCGAAAAAGAGTTCGTTGTCTACTGCGAAGACGACATAGAGGCCAGATATATCCTTTCCACGAGCTTGATGAAAAGAATAGTCGAGTACAGGAAAAAAACAGGCAAAGAGATGCGGATTTCTTTTGTGGACGACAAGATCTTTATCGGCATATCCTATGCCCGTGGGCTGTTTGAACCGAGGCTGTTCCGGACCATATTGGAATTCGCCCCGGTAAAAGAATACTATGAGGACCTCAGGGCCGCTATCGACATAGTGGAAGACCTTAACCTCGATCTGCGTATATGGACAAAATAATAACGTGAATGGCTTTGGCGGAAAGCGCGAACCCGTGAACTCATTGATAAGATCAATAGCAGTGGTATTGTCTTTCGTGTTCTGCGGCATGTGTGCCGCGGAACAGGGAGAGCAGGAAAGGACCTTCGCGGTCGCCGTTACGGCAACGCCTGTATTCAATTCACCGGATATCGCCGGGATCTTCAACCGGGACAATCCTGGCGGACCGCGTGCCGACGACGCTGGGCTGGTAAGGGAGCTTGAGTTCGTCGCGCTGCCGGGCAGTGTGTTCCTTGTGGAAGAGGGGCAGGGAGAAGGCAACATAGTGAAAGTAAGGACACAAGAGTACCCGTCTAACGGGAAAGAACTTTTTGTGGATAAAAGGTTCATTCGGGTAGAAGCGGGAGAACCGGAGGAAAGAGAGAAAAAACTGCCGCGAAGACAAGAGATACAAGAACATCTCAAGGCTTTGGAGGGAACGAGGTATGTTTGGGGCGGGAATGTGTCGAAGGGCGTGCCGAAAATGAAGGACTTATATGAACCGCCGGCGGGGCTGGAAGAAAAAGAGGCGGATGAATGGGAACTTCGGGGAGTGGACTGTTCCGGGCTTTTATATGAGGCAACAGCCGGGAGCACTCCGAGGAATACCGAAGACCTGGTGTCTTTCGGTGTGCCTGTAGCCGTAAAAGGTCTGGAGAGCGAAGAAATAAAAGAAAAGCTAAAGCCGCTTGATCTCATAGTGTGGAAAGGACATGTTATCGTGGTCCTGGAGAATGGGACCGTGATAGAAAGCAGGCTGGATAACGACAAGGACATGTCCGGAGCCCAGGACGGGGTTGTTATCCGGGGCCTTGAAGAAAGATTGCGGGAGATAATGACGGAACGACAACCGGCTGATGGGTACACGACCGAAGATGGAGAGAAGGTATTCGTTGTAAGAAGATGGTATGACACGCTGGCACGGGAACTTATAGCGGGAAGAAAGAAAAAAGCCCGTGAAAAACTGGAAAAAATAACAGCAGACCTGCGCGGAGCTACAAGTACTGAGGAAAAGGCCCGGCTTATGGTCGAAAAGGCTAAACAGCTTATACATATATCCGGGAGAAAAGCGATGGTCCCGGCGACGGAGGGAACCATTAATGCCATAAGCCTCGCTCCATACGAGGACGACTATAAGCGGTATCTTTTTCTTTTGTACGAGTATTTCTGGAAGAACGAGACCGGGACAGAACGAGCTGGCCTGAAAGAACGAGTAAAGAGCATAGTTAAGGCATATAACGGCAACAAGAACTTTGAACTTCTTATGGGGCCGCAGGAGGTAAAAGCGTTCCTTGGGAGGATGAACGAAAGCGGGATATCCCTCTCTGGAGGGAAAAAGGACAAGATCAGCGCGTATTCCACCGAATACGGCTGGTTCGAGATCGAGGACGTGTACGCGTACTATGAGATGTACGAAGTCGACATTGATAACGACGGGGAAAAGGAAAAAGTACTTATCGCGGACGCGGATACCGAAGATACGCTGAAGATCGCCGGGGTATATGGAGAAAAAGACGGGAAAGTCCTCGAAAAATGGAATAAGAAAGAAAAAAATAAAATGGAGGAGCTACTGACAACAAGCGCGGGGAAAGTATACAATAAAAAGAACGTCCCACCGCTGTCAGTAGAAGATATCGAGATATGTACCGATAACGGGAAAACATTTTTCAGTATCGTGGCGGCACCTTTTTGGGAAGACAGGCAGGAGTTAGGGGACGGTAAGGTCGCGATGGATATCTTATGGGAGAACGGGTCCTTGAGGAGAAAAGATGAATAAGATAATGATCACCATGGCGATAGCCCTGCTATGCTATGCCGGTGAATGCGCGGCGCAACAGGCAGAAGAGAAAGACCCGACAGGGCTGGCGATACAGATAGAGGATATCCCCGGGGCGAAGATACCTTCGCCGGAAGAAGCCGTATCCGCCGACAACGGATATGAACTGGAAGACCCGTACCAGCAGGTGGAGTTGAAGCTCCACGACATAGACTTACTTGTCGTAGGCGCTCCCGGATCGGGAGAAAAGAGCGTGAAAGATAAGGTAAGCCTGGGCGATCCGTACAAGGGGATCGCATACGAGAGCGAAGAAGAGGCCGAGAAAGACAGGGAGAACCGGGGGATGGGGGTGCCTTACAAAATACAGACCGCGGTGCAGGGAGAAGCCGAAAAAAAGGGATATTAAGCCGGGACAAGAACGGAAAAGAAAAAAGAACAACTGAGCAGATAAGGATCTCATTCTCGAAAAGGGGGAGAGCATGGCTTACGGCAAGAACATACTGGTATGGTTGGTCGGAGGGGCGCTCCTGTTCGTCGCGGTGTTTTATTTCGCGGATAGCGGGAACAGGAAACTCGAGGAACAACTTCTGGCCCCGGGACCACGGGGTAGCGCCGCACCAGAGACAAAGGGTGAGCCGATCAAGCGCGTCAGCAGGGCGGAGGCCCTTGAAAAGGCGGATGCGGCGGTCCGGCAGATAATAGAACAGATATTGATGGCCGAACCCGATAAATTCGAAGATGCCGGAATAAAGATAAAGGGCGGATCGGACCAGTATGTCGATATAATCACCCAGATCAACGGGTCCGGAATGACCAGATGGGAGCTCATGAGGATATTTGGGTCGCAAAAGGTCAGACCGGTGATATTCATACTTAACAATTTCGATAAATGGAAGGAGCTGCCCAGGCACAAGGAAGAGGACAAAGGGGAGATGTCTTTCGTGGAGGAGAAAGAGCCGCTCCAGGTAACGGGGGAGATCACGGAGGGACCACGGTGAAAGCCGTTCTTACCGAGGGACCTGTCGGGAAAACGCTGATCAAGCTCACTATCCCCATGATGGTAGGGCTTGTGGGGATGATAATCTTCAACCTGGTGGACGTGTTCTTTATCGGGCGGTACGGGACAATGGAACTGGCGGCGCTAAGTTTTACTTTCCCGGTAGTCATCCTGATCACAAGCCTTGCTTTAGGCGTAGGAGTAGGGGTAGCGGCAGCGGTCTCCCGGGCCGTTGGAGAAAAGGACAAAGACCACCTCAGGAGGCTTACAACGGACAGCCTGATATTGTCGATAGTTATAGGCGCGGTGTTCGTGGTAATAGGGATAACGACCATAAGGCCGGTATTCAGCGCGCTGGGGGCCAGCGAAGAGGTCCTGAGGCTGATAAGAAGTTACATGATCATCTGGTACCCGGGCATGTTCTTCATAGTCATCCCCATGGTCGGCAATAACGCTATCCGGGCTTTAGGCGACACCGTGACCCCGAGCGTTATAATGATGATCGCGGTCCTGCTGAACATCGTGCTGGATCCCTTGATGATATTCGGGATAAAACCCTTTCCGCGCATGGGCCTTGCGGGAGCCGCTCTCGCGACGCTTATAGCCAGAGCAGCAACGCTGTTTTTCTCGTTATGGGTCCTGGTTGTCAGGGAAAAGCTCATCACATTGAAAAGAACGTCCTGGGCGGAGATCTTAAGGTCGTGGGAAGAGGTGTTGTTCATAGGCCTGCCCACCGCCGCGACAAGAGCTATCATCCCCGTTGCCACAGCGGTCATTACCCGGATGCTGGCTACGTATGGCCCGGAAGCCGTGGCCGCGTTCGGAGTAGCCGCCAAGATAGAATTTTTCGCCATGGTATTCGTTTTTGCCCTGGCTTCCGTGGTGGGCCCTTTTATCGGGCAGAATCTTGGCGCGAACAAGCCGGAGCGGGTCAGGAAGTGCGT
This genomic interval from Candidatus Omnitrophota bacterium contains the following:
- a CDS encoding DUF3137 domain-containing protein encodes the protein MKTIGEVEGFYYTTLLNDLVGLEKERIKVARKAAIVGLILAVAVVVLEALCLKEVLSEGEPVDPRAFIAFPLVASVLWGAWLKLVLSKYVCRFKHLVIERLIHFVEPDLSYHKNRHINRDIFCQSGLFTTAPDRYEGDDLVEGRIGLTKVRFSEVHAESKTRNRRGGTEYNTIFKGMFFVGDFNKHFKGRTFVLPDTAERVLGHIGTFLQSIPRGRGKLARMEDPEFEKEFVVYCEDDIEARYILSTSLMKRIVEYRKKTGKEMRISFVDDKIFIGISYARGLFEPRLFRTILEFAPVKEYYEDLRAAIDIVEDLNLDLRIWTK
- a CDS encoding MATE family efflux transporter: MKAVLTEGPVGKTLIKLTIPMMVGLVGMIIFNLVDVFFIGRYGTMELAALSFTFPVVILITSLALGVGVGVAAAVSRAVGEKDKDHLRRLTTDSLILSIVIGAVFVVIGITTIRPVFSALGASEEVLRLIRSYMIIWYPGMFFIVIPMVGNNAIRALGDTVTPSVIMMIAVLLNIVLDPLMIFGIKPFPRMGLAGAALATLIARAATLFFSLWVLVVREKLITLKRTSWAEILRSWEEVLFIGLPTAATRAIIPVATAVITRMLATYGPEAVAAFGVAAKIEFFAMVFVFALASVVGPFIGQNLGANKPERVRKCVKYSEDTSLIWGIGVFILLALFSRPLGGLFSNNSEVIRRTTQYLRIVPVGYAMYGIMTVSVATLNVIKKPYHSSMIMIIQMFVLYVPLAMICEKFFGVIGIFMALSIAYIIGGTIGHRVLRREMSLI